From one Basilea psittacipulmonis DSM 24701 genomic stretch:
- the glyS gene encoding glycine--tRNA ligase subunit beta codes for MKEETLLVELFTEELPPKALKKLGTSFATQIKESLTGLGLLSSSSKVTEYATPRRLAVSLTSVMAQAEDKPFKEKLMPAKVGLNADGTASEALLKKLAAKNLSHLNVKDLIVESDGKQDYLMAAGIATGAKLENVLQEVVEQAIAKLPIPKVMRYQLADGKTSVKFVRPVHGVVALYGLAVLPLTLLGIQSSRTVHGHRFLSQEPISLDHANDYANALERTYVIASFDERQAMILKQLNEQAKRLNLTIGEGPEVQALLDEVTALVEYPAVYVGKFDERFLQVPAECLILTMRLNQKYFPLFKQDGALSHQFLIVSNMPISDPHHIIEGNERVVRPRLADAEFFFTTDRKIKLIDRLDSLKSIVYHNQLGTQFERVQRLEAISLGLAKLFGADESLAKRAALLSKSDLTSNMVGEFPELQGVIGAYYAKYDGESESVVKALAQQYAVRYDVEVEPNDLTSAILFMAERLETLIGIWGIGLAPTGERDPFGLRRAALGLISVIEKLSFLKDRVDLRKMLQIARDTFTQSLLESVVDDVNAFILERYRNQLNQSYDRLDVDAVLTVNPPILEVESRVKAIATFVKLPEAESLIAANKRMTNLLKKVEDTLPTVDPHLFEQEAEKNLFEWVVKLTPIAQDAVNKQDYETALKTLANSKAAVDEFFDKVMVMADDEKVRLNRLSLLQSLHQLMNLVADISRLAK; via the coding sequence ATGAAAGAAGAAACATTATTAGTAGAGTTGTTTACAGAAGAGTTGCCTCCCAAAGCATTGAAAAAATTAGGCACATCTTTTGCAACACAAATAAAAGAAAGTTTGACTGGTTTAGGATTGTTATCAAGCTCTTCTAAAGTGACAGAGTACGCAACGCCTAGACGTTTGGCAGTTAGCCTTACATCCGTGATGGCCCAAGCAGAAGATAAGCCGTTTAAAGAAAAATTAATGCCTGCTAAAGTGGGCTTAAATGCTGATGGTACGGCAAGTGAAGCCTTATTGAAAAAATTAGCCGCAAAAAATTTATCGCATTTGAACGTGAAAGATTTGATCGTTGAATCCGATGGAAAACAAGATTATTTGATGGCAGCAGGCATCGCAACGGGAGCAAAACTAGAAAACGTATTGCAAGAGGTTGTTGAACAAGCGATTGCTAAGTTACCGATTCCGAAAGTGATGCGTTACCAGTTAGCCGATGGTAAAACAAGTGTTAAGTTTGTACGCCCTGTTCATGGTGTGGTGGCTTTATATGGTTTGGCCGTGTTGCCTTTAACTTTGTTAGGTATCCAATCTAGCCGAACCGTACACGGTCATCGTTTCCTATCTCAAGAACCGATTAGTCTGGATCATGCGAATGATTATGCGAATGCTTTAGAACGAACTTATGTTATCGCCTCTTTTGATGAGCGTCAGGCGATGATTCTCAAGCAACTAAATGAACAAGCAAAACGTTTGAATTTAACGATTGGTGAGGGTCCTGAGGTTCAAGCTTTATTGGATGAAGTGACGGCTTTGGTGGAGTATCCAGCAGTTTATGTAGGCAAATTTGATGAAAGATTTTTGCAAGTGCCTGCTGAATGCTTGATTTTAACGATGCGTTTGAATCAGAAATATTTTCCTTTGTTTAAACAAGATGGCGCATTAAGTCATCAGTTTTTAATCGTCAGTAATATGCCGATTTCTGATCCGCATCATATTATCGAGGGTAATGAACGTGTGGTACGTCCTCGTTTAGCCGATGCAGAGTTTTTCTTTACTACCGATCGTAAGATTAAGTTAATCGATCGTTTGGATTCATTAAAGTCCATTGTCTATCATAACCAATTAGGAACACAGTTTGAACGTGTTCAGCGTTTAGAAGCGATATCGCTAGGATTGGCTAAGTTGTTCGGTGCGGATGAATCTTTGGCCAAACGTGCCGCCTTACTGTCTAAATCAGATTTAACGTCTAATATGGTGGGCGAATTTCCAGAGTTGCAAGGCGTGATAGGTGCTTATTACGCCAAATATGATGGAGAATCTGAATCTGTTGTGAAAGCCTTAGCTCAACAATACGCGGTACGTTATGATGTGGAAGTCGAACCTAATGATTTAACATCTGCTATTTTATTTATGGCTGAACGTTTGGAAACCTTAATCGGTATCTGGGGAATTGGCTTAGCACCGACAGGTGAAAGAGATCCATTTGGTTTAAGAAGAGCTGCATTAGGCTTGATTAGCGTGATTGAAAAATTGTCTTTCTTAAAAGACCGTGTGGACTTGAGAAAGATGCTACAGATCGCACGCGATACGTTTACTCAATCGTTATTGGAATCAGTGGTCGATGACGTAAATGCCTTTATTTTAGAACGTTACAGAAACCAGTTAAATCAAAGCTACGATCGACTAGATGTGGATGCTGTCTTAACGGTGAACCCACCGATTTTGGAAGTGGAATCTAGGGTTAAGGCCATTGCAACGTTTGTTAAATTGCCAGAAGCAGAGAGTTTGATTGCGGCGAATAAACGCATGACGAATTTGCTCAAAAAGGTTGAGGATACATTACCAACCGTTGACCCTCACTTATTTGAACAAGAGGCTGAAAAGAATTTGTTTGAATGGGTAGTGAAGTTAACACCGATAGCTCAAGACGCGGTGAACAAGCAAGATTATGAAACAGCGTTGAAGACATTGGCCAATAGCAAGGCTGCGGTGGATGAATTCTTTGATAAGGTAATGGTGATGGCTGATGATGAGAAAGTCAGACTCAATCGTTTGTCTTTATTGCAATCATTACATCAGTTGATGAATTTAGTAGCCGATATTTCTAGGTTAGCAAAATGA
- the glyQ gene encoding glycine--tRNA ligase subunit alpha, with translation MLTFQQLILKLQNYWSEQGCALLQPYDMEVGAGTSHTATFLRAIGPEPWHVAYVQPSRRPKDGRYGENPNRLQHYYQFQVVLKPAPENIIDLYIGSLQAIGINPQEHDIRFVEDDWENPTLGAWGLGWEVWLNGMEVTQFTYFQQVGGLDCSITTGEITYGLERLAMYLQNVESVYDIVWTVRPNGEKIYYRDVYHQNEVEQSTYNFEYANTEVLFQHFADYEQEAKKMMEVPLALPAYELVLKAAHTFNLLDARGAISVTERAAYIGRIRQLSRAVAQCYYESREALGFPMLKD, from the coding sequence ATGCTTACTTTCCAACAATTGATTTTAAAACTACAGAATTATTGGAGTGAACAAGGTTGTGCCTTATTACAACCTTATGATATGGAAGTGGGAGCGGGTACTTCTCATACCGCTACTTTTTTACGTGCGATTGGACCTGAGCCTTGGCATGTAGCGTATGTACAGCCTTCTAGACGACCTAAAGACGGGCGTTATGGCGAAAATCCGAACCGTTTGCAACATTATTATCAGTTCCAAGTGGTATTAAAACCAGCACCAGAAAACATTATCGATTTGTATATTGGATCCTTGCAGGCTATTGGTATCAATCCGCAAGAACATGATATTCGCTTTGTGGAAGATGACTGGGAGAACCCGACTTTGGGTGCTTGGGGGCTAGGTTGGGAAGTGTGGTTAAACGGTATGGAAGTGACCCAATTTACTTATTTCCAGCAAGTGGGTGGTTTGGATTGTTCCATTACCACTGGCGAGATTACCTATGGTTTAGAACGTTTGGCGATGTACTTACAGAATGTCGAAAGTGTCTATGATATTGTTTGGACGGTAAGACCAAATGGTGAAAAAATTTATTATCGTGATGTTTATCACCAAAATGAAGTAGAACAATCTACCTATAATTTTGAATACGCGAATACAGAGGTGTTGTTCCAACATTTTGCAGATTATGAACAAGAAGCGAAAAAGATGATGGAAGTTCCTTTGGCTTTGCCTGCTTATGAATTGGTATTAAAAGCCGCTCATACCTTTAACTTATTAGATGCTCGTGGTGCGATTAGTGTGACGGAACGTGCGGCCTATATTGGGCGAATCCGCCAATTATCGCGTGCTGTTGCCCAATGCTATTATGAGTCGAGAGAAGCACTTGGGTTCCCCATGTTAAAAGACTAA
- a CDS encoding YdgA family protein: MKLLKYGTGVVVLALAVNTGLIYVNGQKINEQVTHLDELFKEKGFPFSLRVSENGFFKKVVELSNVQDGSKSAFNVYPGPYPYLKLHKTGLVPVVAYGEFKEEASRDSSVQLSVDEQNSEFWTYYSGVTDLKGFAKNIRMSVDGKYQVNIDKGNLDLTFDKEKVHHLSYVMDGTKFVDNTTGTLLSIGASHFGLNDLYLPKNLDNEKEVVNTILQSLKYQMTFKDVNVDSKMFQFSLKAKEWNFSQKMDIKPVTGQGELLGRATVSGDALIDDLNINGVNIGKKLYAQYDSKNVPVLDEGDKIFAYIQPDQPMQMEFKKLELESADGFKTNLSGHASFKYNDNPRADIEDTVDSFSVKGDVDLRSWISVAENIDKALHQNDFAEVKFTLPVYAGLLSSFGVVEPQDENEPLNLKIDVSGDSQKIKFTNGKEYTYPELNQAVGAMMGGAPGPVLDNSSERGDYIPESDDLPERGDFPDSPDELSGHDTH; the protein is encoded by the coding sequence ATGAAACTTTTAAAATACGGAACAGGTGTGGTGGTGTTGGCTTTGGCGGTCAACACGGGGTTAATCTATGTAAATGGACAGAAGATTAATGAACAAGTCACTCACTTAGATGAACTGTTTAAGGAAAAGGGATTTCCTTTTAGCCTACGTGTAAGTGAAAACGGTTTCTTTAAGAAGGTAGTAGAATTATCGAATGTTCAGGATGGTAGCAAAAGTGCTTTTAATGTCTATCCAGGCCCTTATCCTTATTTAAAACTCCACAAAACAGGGTTGGTGCCTGTTGTGGCTTATGGTGAGTTTAAAGAAGAGGCTTCTAGAGATTCATCTGTTCAACTTTCAGTTGATGAACAGAATAGTGAATTTTGGACCTATTATTCAGGGGTAACTGATCTAAAAGGTTTTGCAAAAAATATCCGCATGAGTGTGGATGGTAAGTATCAGGTAAATATCGATAAAGGTAATTTAGACCTGACGTTTGATAAAGAAAAAGTGCATCATCTTTCTTATGTGATGGACGGTACAAAATTCGTTGATAATACGACAGGTACGCTACTTTCTATTGGTGCTTCGCATTTTGGTTTGAATGATTTGTATTTGCCTAAGAACTTGGATAATGAGAAAGAGGTGGTTAACACGATTCTTCAATCATTAAAGTACCAGATGACATTTAAAGATGTGAATGTTGATTCCAAAATGTTTCAATTCTCTTTGAAAGCCAAAGAATGGAACTTCTCACAGAAAATGGATATAAAACCAGTAACGGGACAAGGTGAGTTATTGGGTAGAGCGACGGTATCAGGGGATGCATTAATTGATGATTTGAATATTAATGGCGTGAATATCGGCAAAAAACTTTATGCTCAATATGACTCCAAAAATGTACCCGTGCTAGATGAGGGTGACAAGATTTTCGCTTATATCCAGCCAGACCAACCTATGCAAATGGAATTTAAGAAGCTTGAATTGGAATCGGCGGATGGATTTAAAACGAATCTAAGCGGTCACGCGAGTTTCAAATACAATGATAATCCTCGTGCTGATATAGAGGATACGGTAGATAGCTTCTCTGTGAAAGGGGATGTGGATTTGAGATCATGGATTTCAGTGGCTGAAAACATTGACAAAGCCCTTCATCAGAATGATTTTGCAGAGGTTAAATTTACATTACCAGTGTATGCAGGATTGTTAAGTTCATTCGGCGTGGTAGAACCTCAGGATGAGAATGAACCATTGAATTTGAAGATTGATGTATCAGGCGATAGTCAGAAAATCAAGTTCACTAATGGTAAAGAATATACTTACCCTGAATTAAACCAAGCAGTTGGTGCGATGATGGGTGGGGCCCCAGGTCCTGTTCTAGACAATTCATCTGAACGTGGCGACTATATCCCAGAATCTGATGATTTGCCTGAACGTGGCGATTTTCCTGACTCTCCAGATGAGTTATCAGGACACGATACTCATTAA
- the rsmA gene encoding 16S rRNA (adenine(1518)-N(6)/adenine(1519)-N(6))-dimethyltransferase RsmA, whose product MAHQARKRFGQHFLSDQSVIDEIVGVIAPLSTDRMVEIGPGLSALTAPLLHRLNHLQVVEIDRDLAKRLRNTYPPEKLTVHEIDALEFDFSLCGHPLRIVGNLPYNISTPLLFHLMNVAHLVVDQHFMLQKEVIDRMVAQPGSSAYGRLSVMLQERYKMFSLFDVPPEAFNPPPKVMSSIVRMIPLPNDRPQARSYETFSRMVLEAFSQKRKMLRRSLQAYQIDWDVVGISETARPEELSVTDFIKLSDYCFDRESK is encoded by the coding sequence ATGGCTCATCAGGCAAGAAAACGCTTTGGCCAACATTTCTTATCTGACCAAAGCGTAATCGATGAAATTGTGGGGGTGATTGCCCCCCTTTCTACTGATCGTATGGTGGAAATTGGTCCAGGTCTTTCCGCTTTGACCGCTCCTTTGCTTCATCGCTTAAATCATTTACAAGTAGTAGAAATTGACAGAGATTTGGCTAAACGACTTAGAAATACGTATCCTCCAGAAAAATTAACTGTGCATGAAATCGATGCCTTAGAATTTGATTTTTCTTTATGCGGGCATCCATTAAGAATTGTTGGAAATTTACCGTATAATATTTCAACGCCTTTGTTATTTCATTTAATGAATGTGGCTCATTTGGTCGTTGACCAGCATTTTATGCTACAGAAAGAAGTGATAGATAGAATGGTGGCTCAGCCTGGTTCGAGTGCATATGGACGTTTGTCTGTGATGCTACAGGAACGGTATAAGATGTTTTCTTTGTTTGATGTGCCACCCGAGGCGTTTAATCCTCCTCCTAAGGTGATGTCATCAATCGTTCGGATGATTCCATTACCTAATGATAGACCCCAAGCTCGATCTTATGAAACATTTTCGCGAATGGTATTAGAAGCGTTTAGCCAAAAACGCAAGATGTTAAGACGTAGTTTACAAGCGTATCAGATCGATTGGGATGTAGTAGGTATTTCGGAAACGGCTCGTCCGGAAGAGTTGTCAGTGACGGATTTTATTAAATTATCTGATTATTGTTTTGATAGGGAAAGTAAATGA
- a CDS encoding peptidylprolyl isomerase, whose translation MMRSHIKKILLVSALLPTMAFSATPIDRVVAVVNSQIITETQLNQRLATLRINHSNLRQKEDVLNALINEQLLTQRADQYGIEVTPQQLSAALTDTAMRNNMNLDQLRVAVQREGLRWDDYIENFRTELRMQMLRQAIVQNEVVVDEVDVDGFLKEHPLGLLDHQIKPIDVTQPYFVPKAIHLQQIFLPLPEHPSPEQIKKISDTIQQIYKSLSQGVDFASLALRYSAAQNASAGGDLGLRLLEDWPQLFIDATQNVPDGGVSRPIEAPNGIHILRVVERRGVVKHRKQSISTQESELAKQLKSGKPIMMQRFETQLIRVVATPVLTPDLAKAKIQEAYKELQSGADFNTVARKYSDDNSAPLGGDVGWLTETDTSPVMLKALHETAIGTYSKPFIANNALYIVKVNAKDAQDITNIVRRNLARNNIYEERAQAALENFYAQIRAGAYIDNKLSK comes from the coding sequence ATGATGCGTTCTCATATTAAAAAAATTTTATTAGTGTCTGCTTTATTGCCGACAATGGCTTTTTCGGCGACGCCTATCGATCGCGTGGTCGCCGTTGTTAACAGCCAAATTATTACCGAAACACAGTTAAACCAACGTTTAGCAACTTTGCGTATTAATCATTCGAACCTACGACAAAAAGAAGATGTGTTAAACGCTTTGATTAATGAACAGTTATTGACGCAGCGTGCTGACCAATACGGTATCGAAGTTACCCCTCAACAGTTATCTGCCGCGTTGACCGATACGGCTATGCGTAACAATATGAATTTGGATCAGTTAAGAGTGGCGGTCCAAAGAGAAGGGCTAAGATGGGATGATTATATTGAGAATTTCAGAACAGAACTTCGTATGCAGATGTTACGCCAAGCGATCGTCCAAAATGAAGTTGTGGTCGATGAAGTAGATGTTGATGGATTCTTAAAAGAACATCCTTTGGGATTACTTGATCATCAGATTAAACCAATAGATGTGACACAGCCTTATTTTGTGCCAAAGGCGATTCATTTGCAACAGATTTTTTTACCGTTACCAGAGCATCCTAGCCCTGAACAGATTAAAAAAATCAGTGATACGATTCAACAAATCTACAAAAGTTTATCTCAAGGCGTAGATTTTGCCTCATTGGCACTTCGATACTCGGCTGCTCAGAATGCCTCAGCGGGTGGAGACCTAGGGTTGAGATTGTTAGAAGATTGGCCTCAGCTTTTTATTGATGCTACTCAGAACGTCCCTGACGGTGGTGTATCAAGACCGATTGAAGCTCCTAATGGTATTCATATTCTACGTGTTGTTGAAAGACGTGGGGTGGTGAAACACAGAAAACAATCGATTAGTACGCAAGAATCTGAACTGGCTAAACAGCTGAAATCAGGTAAACCCATTATGATGCAACGCTTTGAAACGCAGCTTATTCGCGTGGTGGCAACGCCTGTACTCACACCAGATTTAGCGAAAGCTAAGATTCAAGAGGCTTATAAGGAATTGCAATCAGGTGCTGATTTTAATACCGTCGCTAGAAAATACTCGGATGATAATTCAGCACCTTTAGGGGGTGATGTGGGTTGGTTGACGGAAACGGATACCTCGCCTGTGATGTTAAAAGCGTTACATGAAACAGCGATAGGCACTTATAGCAAGCCTTTTATTGCCAATAATGCTTTGTACATTGTTAAAGTCAATGCAAAAGATGCTCAAGATATTACGAATATTGTCCGTCGTAACCTCGCACGTAACAATATTTACGAGGAAAGAGCTCAAGCGGCATTGGAAAACTTTTATGCACAGATTCGTGCCGGTGCTTATATTGACAACAAGTTGAGTAAATAA
- a CDS encoding LPS-assembly protein LptD, which produces MDKIYIRLISLAIGLPFCSLYAMASEPLESINLLSEQSPKDNQLASYTKSRDVFYADNTLTLGQNAQVRRADIILKGDKIVYDQNKNTATLVGNIRVLKDGTLITGDTADYHFDEESGQITNIKYHLLNNGVGYAKSAVLKDNNIIVFDDAVYSACPCEDQVWQVRSKVLKVNDAKNSVQARDATLYIKGTPVFWFPYLSYVLRKEKTTGFLAPMISITSRSGLDLSVPYFINLAPNYDLTLTPRILTKHGALLETEARYLTTTGNGQIGWSYMPRDTQLHQSRWSWNYRHHQRLGQIDDFKISMDVDWNAVSDDDYYRDFRRGVIDLGDTIYLNRSISLNADDGNYWTAKLTLQKYQVLQDQTSDTVYGQYERLPEFTLKGKRYDWYGFDVSTENSITRFEFPKYFGDKLPWTQYTGGHRAPDGTRYMSYTRVSYPIRKAGWYIIPEVGLHATRYETNWYQQYLNTWRQVYPNVNYPISSQSGRNRATVNRVLPIFSLDSGMIFRRKTSLFGQPSIQTLEPRVYLVSIPYRDQSDIPVYDTSLSEFSMGSVFKPNRYTGWDRINTGNIVTVGLSSRWYDEDSGKQRLALQLAQRYYLNEKRVWLPGEDPDNYGRSDMLVNAEVALTNTLDLELGGQVSSKQYQNIATMASIRWMPKRLTSFSLSYRYKRDPLSYMPNPNYSDSTGKETVGMAFQWPFTKNLYAVGRLDYAIREKRLSQSILGIEYKGNCCWAGRIVLQRYAVGKNAQNSAIYLQLELQGLGSLGTNPVEVLRKSIPGYEAVNPENELNSKYERYE; this is translated from the coding sequence ATGGATAAAATATATATTCGTCTTATTTCTTTGGCTATTGGATTACCATTTTGTAGCTTATATGCGATGGCCAGTGAGCCACTTGAGAGTATCAATTTATTATCAGAACAGTCTCCTAAAGATAATCAGTTGGCGAGCTATACAAAAAGCCGAGATGTGTTCTATGCCGATAATACGTTGACATTGGGCCAAAACGCTCAGGTCAGACGTGCCGATATTATTCTAAAAGGCGATAAAATCGTATATGACCAGAATAAAAATACGGCCACCTTGGTTGGGAATATCCGTGTCTTAAAAGACGGAACATTGATCACAGGCGATACGGCTGACTATCATTTTGATGAAGAATCAGGTCAGATTACGAATATCAAATATCACTTGCTAAATAATGGCGTAGGTTATGCAAAATCCGCTGTTCTAAAAGACAATAACATCATCGTCTTTGATGATGCCGTGTATTCAGCCTGCCCATGCGAAGATCAGGTGTGGCAGGTACGTTCTAAAGTGTTGAAAGTAAATGATGCCAAAAATAGTGTTCAAGCTCGAGATGCCACACTTTACATCAAAGGAACCCCCGTGTTTTGGTTCCCTTATTTGTCTTATGTATTAAGAAAAGAAAAAACAACGGGTTTTCTAGCCCCCATGATCAGCATTACGTCACGTAGTGGTTTGGATTTGAGCGTGCCTTATTTTATTAATTTGGCACCGAACTATGATCTAACTTTAACGCCGAGAATCTTAACGAAACACGGTGCCTTATTGGAAACCGAAGCACGTTATTTGACGACGACGGGAAATGGTCAGATTGGATGGAGTTATATGCCTCGCGATACGCAGTTGCACCAATCTCGCTGGTCTTGGAATTATCGTCATCACCAACGATTAGGCCAGATCGATGACTTCAAAATTAGCATGGATGTGGATTGGAACGCCGTGTCGGATGATGATTACTACCGTGATTTCAGACGAGGTGTCATTGATTTAGGCGATACGATCTACTTAAATCGTTCCATCTCTTTGAATGCCGATGATGGAAATTATTGGACAGCAAAGCTTACCCTCCAAAAATACCAAGTGTTGCAAGATCAGACATCTGATACGGTTTATGGACAATATGAACGCTTGCCTGAATTTACCCTAAAAGGTAAACGTTATGACTGGTATGGATTTGATGTATCCACAGAAAATAGCATCACGCGGTTTGAGTTTCCAAAATATTTTGGCGATAAGCTACCATGGACCCAATACACAGGCGGACACCGTGCTCCAGACGGCACTCGCTACATGAGTTATACTCGCGTGTCTTATCCGATTAGAAAGGCAGGCTGGTACATCATTCCAGAAGTGGGGTTACATGCGACACGTTATGAAACGAATTGGTATCAGCAGTACCTTAATACATGGCGACAAGTTTACCCGAATGTGAATTACCCGATTTCTAGCCAATCAGGTCGAAATCGTGCCACCGTTAATCGTGTATTACCCATCTTTAGTTTGGACAGTGGGATGATTTTTAGAAGAAAAACCAGTTTATTTGGTCAGCCTAGTATCCAAACATTAGAACCAAGGGTTTATTTGGTGAGTATTCCTTATCGCGATCAATCGGATATTCCCGTGTACGATACCAGTTTATCTGAGTTTAGTATGGGATCTGTGTTTAAGCCTAATCGCTATACAGGATGGGATCGCATTAACACAGGTAATATCGTCACCGTGGGCTTGAGTTCTCGCTGGTACGATGAAGATTCGGGCAAACAGCGATTGGCACTACAATTAGCACAGCGTTATTATTTGAATGAAAAACGTGTGTGGTTGCCAGGAGAAGACCCTGATAATTATGGACGTTCTGATATGTTGGTGAATGCTGAGGTTGCGTTGACCAATACATTAGATCTTGAACTGGGCGGTCAGGTCAGCTCAAAACAATACCAAAATATTGCTACAATGGCGAGTATTCGATGGATGCCTAAACGATTAACATCATTTTCACTCAGTTATCGTTATAAACGCGATCCATTAAGTTATATGCCTAATCCTAATTATTCTGATTCGACAGGTAAAGAAACCGTGGGGATGGCGTTTCAGTGGCCATTTACTAAAAATCTTTATGCAGTCGGACGTTTGGATTATGCGATTCGTGAAAAACGATTATCACAGTCTATTCTAGGGATAGAATATAAGGGTAATTGTTGTTGGGCAGGTAGAATTGTGTTGCAGCGTTATGCGGTAGGGAAAAATGCCCAAAACTCTGCGATTTACCTGCAATTAGAACTTCAAGGGTTAGGTTCATTAGGTACTAATCCTGTTGAGGTTTTACGTAAGAGTATTCCAGGATACGAAGCGGTTAATCCAGAAAATGAACTTAACTCAAAGTATGAAAGGTATGAATGA
- a CDS encoding aminoglycoside phosphotransferase family protein, which produces MSQEQRFLDLTHWIQKLGYCADSISPASSDASFRRYYRIEDEKNHRSLIVMDAPSQHEKIEPFIDITHRLEKTGVNVPKIIAQDLEQGFLLLTDLGIPTYYDVVTNGADDRLIQTIYRQAVEAMAEMQKADTKGLPVYDKTHLMQELDLFNEWYLDKYCQITLSPKEKEALFYAFDYLTNYNDKEPKVFIHRDFHSPNLIFCEDEDRYGPNPGIIDYQDGALGPVSYDLASTVMDARTTWDEECQIDWAIRYWKKAEYIGLPVPDNFADFHQNYEYMSLQRNLRILGVFARLSLRDQKHQYLNHMPRVIKYVRQVGSRYHPFKPIVNILDRIENIKQEVKYTF; this is translated from the coding sequence ATGAGTCAAGAACAAAGATTTTTAGATTTAACCCATTGGATCCAAAAACTAGGCTATTGTGCCGATAGTATATCACCCGCTTCGTCTGACGCTAGTTTTAGACGCTATTATCGGATTGAAGATGAAAAAAATCATCGCTCCCTAATTGTGATGGATGCACCCAGTCAACACGAAAAAATCGAGCCTTTTATCGATATCACACATCGTCTAGAAAAAACTGGCGTGAATGTCCCTAAAATCATCGCTCAAGACCTTGAACAAGGTTTTTTATTGTTAACCGATTTAGGGATCCCTACTTACTACGATGTCGTGACTAATGGAGCAGATGATCGTCTTATCCAAACGATTTATCGACAGGCTGTTGAAGCGATGGCAGAGATGCAAAAAGCCGACACAAAAGGACTCCCCGTTTATGATAAAACGCATCTTATGCAAGAACTCGATTTGTTTAACGAGTGGTATTTAGATAAATATTGTCAAATCACACTGAGTCCTAAAGAGAAAGAAGCTTTGTTCTATGCTTTTGACTATTTGACGAATTATAACGATAAAGAACCCAAGGTATTTATACATAGAGACTTCCATTCTCCTAATCTTATTTTCTGTGAAGACGAGGACCGCTATGGCCCTAACCCTGGCATTATCGACTATCAAGACGGTGCATTAGGGCCTGTTAGCTATGATCTTGCCTCTACTGTGATGGATGCGAGAACCACTTGGGATGAGGAATGCCAAATCGATTGGGCGATTCGTTATTGGAAAAAAGCCGAGTATATTGGTTTGCCAGTTCCTGATAATTTTGCTGACTTTCACCAAAATTACGAATACATGTCTTTACAACGAAACCTAAGAATTTTAGGCGTTTTTGCACGACTTTCTTTAAGAGATCAAAAACACCAATATCTTAACCATATGCCTCGTGTGATCAAATATGTTCGTCAAGTCGGCTCACGTTATCATCCATTTAAGCCAATTGTTAACATTCTTGATCGTATTGAGAACATCAAACAAGAAGTGAAATACACGTTTTAA
- the murU gene encoding N-acetylmuramate alpha-1-phosphate uridylyltransferase MurU: MKAMILAAGRGERMKPLTDSCPKPLLNVHDKPLIVWHIERLKAHGIQDIVINTAWLGEQITHALGKGEQWGVTIEYSHEHYPGLETAGGIAQALPLLGQEPFLVINGDIWTDWPIQEAFKMRDDLKRHECLASLIFVNNPAHHPSGDYGIQDHRLCSKTPENAYTFSGIGVYQPEFFKKIAHYQPMIPYKLKPLFDQALANHQVMAHLYQGLWFDIGTPERLATLDHLLRSSHLSIDPSHHCIDPS, from the coding sequence ATGAAAGCGATGATTCTTGCTGCCGGTAGAGGCGAACGAATGAAACCTCTTACGGACAGCTGTCCTAAACCATTACTGAACGTCCATGATAAACCGCTTATTGTTTGGCATATCGAACGATTAAAGGCTCATGGCATTCAAGATATTGTGATTAACACAGCTTGGTTAGGGGAGCAAATTACCCATGCCTTGGGAAAGGGAGAACAATGGGGAGTGACGATTGAATACAGTCATGAACACTATCCAGGTTTAGAAACAGCAGGCGGCATTGCCCAAGCACTTCCTTTATTAGGTCAAGAACCTTTTTTAGTGATAAATGGCGATATATGGACGGATTGGCCTATTCAAGAGGCATTTAAAATGCGTGATGATTTAAAACGTCATGAATGCTTAGCCTCGCTCATCTTCGTTAACAATCCTGCCCATCACCCTTCAGGCGATTATGGGATACAAGACCATCGACTCTGTTCTAAGACACCTGAAAATGCATATACATTCAGTGGTATCGGTGTTTATCAACCCGAGTTCTTCAAAAAAATTGCCCATTACCAACCCATGATTCCTTATAAATTAAAACCATTATTTGACCAAGCACTCGCTAATCATCAAGTGATGGCTCATTTGTACCAAGGATTATGGTTTGATATTGGGACTCCTGAACGTTTGGCAACACTTGATCATCTACTTCGTTCATCCCATCTATCTATCGACCCGTCTCATCATTGCATCGATCCATCATGA